The segment AGCATCTCGCCCATCAGCTCGGGCATCTTCCCGCTGCTGATCAGCTCGTTGGACTTCTCGGTGTCGATCTCCGCGACGATCAGGGTTCGCATCGCACGCCTCCGGGCCTGTCAGGACTCCCGCGAACCGTTCCATTCTCCCGCCCCGCCCCACCCCGGTCGCGGTGGGACGTCCGGGGGCCGGCGGCGACCGCGCCGCCGCCGGCCCGTCGGCTCAGGCCCGGTCGAAGGCGCCGGCCGAGGCCGCCGCGGCGAAGGCCGCCCAGGCGTCGTTCGAGAAGCGCAGCCGGGGACCGTGCGGGTCCTTGGAGTCGCGGACGGCGGTGGTCGCGGAGCCGGCGGCGGCGACCTCGACGCACTCGCCGCCGTTGCCGCCGCTGTAGCTGGACTTGCGCCACTCAAGCGCGTCGGTCTTCTTCACGGGAATGCTCCTCTGCCACCTTGTCGACGAGAGCCAGTGACGCCTCCGGGCTGAGGGCGTCAGCCCGGGCGAGGTCGTAGGTCAGACGGACCTTCCTGACCTGCTCCATGCTCTCGACCAGCATGCCTACATGCGGTCCCTCGATGTATGCCACGTCCGGACTGCTGTCGGCAAACGACATCAGCGTCAACGCACCCTCCAGGGCTGCATGTGCTCCACAACGCTGCTCAAGCACCTGCACGACCGCTACCCTGGAGCGGACCAGAGCGGCCAGGTGGCGGAGTTGACCGGCCATCACCGCGTACCCGCCGACCGGCCGCCGGATCGCGGCCTCGTCGATCAGCCACCACAACACCGGCCGGGTTGGACCGGAGAGGATCTCCTGCCGGGCCCGGCGCGCCTGCACCTTGGCCTCGATGTCCGCCTCCGGGGCCAGCGGCAGCGCCGCGTGGAACACCGCCCGCATGTACCCCTCGGTCTGAGCCAGACCCGGGATCAGGAAACCCCCGTACCCGATGATCTCCGAGGCCCGCGGCTCCAGATCCGCGTACGTCCGGAAGTAGTCCGGGTACGGCCCCCGCCCGACGTGCGGCCAGAGCCGCCCGAACAGCCCGCCCGTCGCCAGCGCCCCGTCGAGGCGTTCGGCGAACTCCTGCGTGGGGGAGCGCTTCGCGGTCTCGATCTGCCCCACCAACGACCCGGTGTAGCCGAGGACTTCGCCCAGGGCGTCCTGGCTCAGGTTCGCCTCGGCCCGGATGCGGCGCAGCTCCGAGCCGAACAGCGCCGCCATCGAGGCGGCCGGGTCGAGGTCTCGCGGGTTCGGCATGGTGGGGCTCTCCGTCTCACAGCTGCGGAGTTGGACTGCGGGCTCTGGCGAGCGTAGCGCTCCGTGCCGATGCTGTTACCCGGAACAGTCGACGGACGGATCGTCAGGAGGACGGCATGGAAGGGGAATCGGATCCCCGGGGACAGCGGGCCGCCGGTCGCGGGGTGTTCGTCACCCTGGACGGGCTCAGCGCGAGCGGGAAGAGCACGGTGGCCCCGCTGGTCGCCGCCCGGCTCGGCGGCGTCCACCTGGAGGACGACGGCCTGCCGGGGTTCGCCCGGATGCGGGCGGAGGTGGACGGTGCCGGGGTCCTGCCGGCGCGGCTGCACTGGTGGTTGATGGCGAACCACCTCAAGTCCGAGCGGGCCAGGGGCCTGGTCGGGAGCGGGCGGCCGGTGGTGGTGGAGTCGTACTTCCCGCGGACCGTCGCCACGCACCGGGCGATGGGCCAGAACTGGCCGGTGGGGTACCCGGCCGGGGCGCTCCGGCCGGACGCGGCGGTCCTGCTGGAGGTGGACGAGTCCGTCCGCCGGGAGCGCCTGCGGGTGCGGGCGGCGGGCGGGGCGTTGAGCGACTGGCACCGGCGGGAGGAGCCCCGGGTCGCGGAGAGCGTCCGGGTGTACCGCGCGTTCGGCCTGGTCCCGGTGGACGGGACCGGCCGGACGCCGGAGCAGGTGGCCGAGGCGGTCGTCGCCCTCGTCCACGAGCGGGTCCGCAGGAATCGTCCGGAAGGGGCAAGCAGCCGTGGGCACCACTGAGACCGAGTTCGAGGCGAAGATCCTCGACATCGAACCGGAGAGGATCCGGGCGCTGCTCGCCGGGGCCGGGGCCGAGCACGTGGCCGAGCGGTTCCAGCGGCGCTACGTCTACGACATCCCGGGCCGCCCCGGGGCGTGGGTGCGGCTGCGGGACACCGGCAGCGAGGTCACGCTCTGCGTCAAGGAGATCCGCTCCGAGGCGATCGACGGGGTGAGCGAGACGGAGACGGCCGTCGGCGACTTCGACGTGACGGACGCGCTGCTGGGGAAGCTCGGCTACCGGCCGAAGGCGTACCAGGAGAACCGCCGGTCCTCCTGGAGGCTGGGTGGTGCGGCCGTCGAGATCGACGAGTGGCCGCTGATCCCGCCGTACCTGGAGGTCGAGGGGGAGAGCGCCGCGCACGTCTACGCGACGGTCGCCGCGCTCGGGCTGCCGTTGTCCGACCTGACCAGCGAGAACACCAGGCGGGTCTACCACCGCTACGGGA is part of the Kitasatospora setae KM-6054 genome and harbors:
- a CDS encoding DUF397 domain-containing protein; the protein is MKKTDALEWRKSSYSGGNGGECVEVAAAGSATTAVRDSKDPHGPRLRFSNDAWAAFAAAASAGAFDRA
- a CDS encoding helix-turn-helix domain-containing protein translates to MPNPRDLDPAASMAALFGSELRRIRAEANLSQDALGEVLGYTGSLVGQIETAKRSPTQEFAERLDGALATGGLFGRLWPHVGRGPYPDYFRTYADLEPRASEIIGYGGFLIPGLAQTEGYMRAVFHAALPLAPEADIEAKVQARRARQEILSGPTRPVLWWLIDEAAIRRPVGGYAVMAGQLRHLAALVRSRVAVVQVLEQRCGAHAALEGALTLMSFADSSPDVAYIEGPHVGMLVESMEQVRKVRLTYDLARADALSPEASLALVDKVAEEHSREEDRRA
- a CDS encoding AAA family ATPase, whose amino-acid sequence is MEGESDPRGQRAAGRGVFVTLDGLSASGKSTVAPLVAARLGGVHLEDDGLPGFARMRAEVDGAGVLPARLHWWLMANHLKSERARGLVGSGRPVVVESYFPRTVATHRAMGQNWPVGYPAGALRPDAAVLLEVDESVRRERLRVRAAGGALSDWHRREEPRVAESVRVYRAFGLVPVDGTGRTPEQVAEAVVALVHERVRRNRPEGASSRGHH
- a CDS encoding class IV adenylate cyclase, translating into MGTTETEFEAKILDIEPERIRALLAGAGAEHVAERFQRRYVYDIPGRPGAWVRLRDTGSEVTLCVKEIRSEAIDGVSETETAVGDFDVTDALLGKLGYRPKAYQENRRSSWRLGGAAVEIDEWPLIPPYLEVEGESAAHVYATVAALGLPLSDLTSENTRRVYHRYGIDIERIARLTFG